One window of Oscillibacter hominis genomic DNA carries:
- a CDS encoding zinc dependent phospholipase C family protein — protein sequence MKRESHRILGNYLMEQMKGLPAYRYQKAFLFGCTQPDSNPFTYLKGSRRAQRLRGHNYRNAERCMSRMARLLEAREQWRMLDYYRLGKLIHYTSDAFTYAHNETFDKSIHEHRLYEMQLQRIFKITLALSRRAENEMNREEESAMEAIRAAHERYMEGMRSLQTDVQYILGMTHQVFSTLIPEAA from the coding sequence ATGAAGCGTGAGAGCCATCGTATCCTGGGTAACTATCTGATGGAGCAGATGAAGGGTCTGCCTGCCTACCGCTATCAAAAGGCTTTTTTGTTCGGCTGCACCCAACCGGACAGCAATCCGTTTACATATCTGAAGGGCTCCCGGAGAGCCCAAAGGCTTCGGGGACACAATTACCGGAATGCAGAGCGCTGTATGAGCCGTATGGCGCGGCTGCTGGAGGCGCGGGAGCAGTGGAGGATGCTGGACTACTACCGTCTGGGCAAGCTGATCCACTACACCTCCGACGCCTTTACCTATGCGCACAATGAGACCTTCGACAAGAGTATCCATGAACACCGGCTCTATGAGATGCAGCTCCAGCGCATCTTCAAGATCACCCTGGCCCTCTCCCGCCGGGCGGAGAATGAGATGAACCGGGAGGAAGAGAGCGCCATGGAGGCCATTCGCGCGGCTCATGAGCGCTACATGGAGGGAATGCGCAGCCTTCAGACGGATGTGCAGTATATCCTTGGGATGACCCATCAGGTGTTTTCCACCTTGATCCCTGAGGCGGCGTGA
- a CDS encoding DUF6320 domain-containing protein: MPYCVNCGVEMNPGAQACPLCQTPAWHPEQDEPSYFPTTPAQVTPASKRALAALLSSMLGSVSLCCGLLNLVLKPGHPWSLYVIGAALMLWVWFVLPLLSRRLPIFFRLSADVAAVGVYVYLISLGTDGQEWFFHLALPILGILCADVFLLSFLLQGHRRSMLSSMALTIAAIGLFVLGLEFCIDRYLHSLWHPTWSLVVAVACIALIVPLRIVRRVPSLREEARRRFHM, from the coding sequence ATGCCCTATTGTGTCAACTGCGGTGTGGAGATGAATCCCGGCGCCCAGGCCTGTCCCCTCTGTCAGACTCCGGCCTGGCATCCGGAGCAGGATGAACCGTCCTACTTCCCCACGACCCCCGCTCAGGTCACTCCCGCTTCCAAGCGGGCCTTGGCGGCGCTGCTCAGCTCCATGCTGGGCTCCGTCAGCCTGTGCTGCGGCCTTTTAAACCTCGTTTTGAAGCCGGGGCACCCCTGGTCGCTGTATGTCATCGGCGCCGCGCTCATGCTGTGGGTCTGGTTTGTCTTGCCGCTTTTGTCCCGGCGCCTGCCCATCTTCTTCCGCCTCAGCGCCGATGTGGCGGCGGTTGGCGTCTATGTCTATCTCATCTCCCTTGGCACCGATGGTCAGGAGTGGTTTTTCCACCTGGCGCTGCCCATCCTGGGGATCCTCTGCGCCGACGTATTTTTACTCAGCTTTCTCCTCCAGGGCCATCGCCGCTCCATGCTCTCCAGCATGGCGCTCACCATTGCCGCCATCGGGCTTTTTGTGCTGGGCCTGGAATTCTGCATCGACCGCTATCTCCACAGCCTGTGGCATCCCACCTGGTCGCTGGTGGTGGCGGTGGCCTGCATCGCGCTGATCGTGCCGCTGCGCATTGTCCGGCGGGTCCCCTCCCTGCGGGAGGAAGCCCGGCGCCGGTTCCACATGTAG
- a CDS encoding GIY-YIG nuclease family protein: protein MEYWVYMLRCADGSLYTGYTNDVDRRVAVHNSGRGAKYTRSRRPVSVVYRERCADRSSALRREAAVKQLTHAQKERLLSAPDAEAQRQ from the coding sequence GTGGAGTACTGGGTTTACATGCTCCGCTGTGCCGACGGCTCACTTTACACCGGCTATACCAACGACGTGGACCGGCGCGTTGCCGTACACAACAGCGGCCGGGGCGCCAAATACACCAGGAGCCGCCGCCCGGTGAGCGTGGTCTACCGGGAACGCTGCGCCGACCGCTCCTCCGCCCTGCGGCGGGAGGCCGCCGTCAAGCAGCTGACCCATGCACAAAAGGAACGGCTCCTGTCGGCGCCGGACGCGGAAGCTCAGCGGCAATAG
- a CDS encoding radical SAM protein, which translates to MHYSGSVYRPPSEAYSLIVQVTLGCSHNKCAFCNMYKDKPFSICPIDQVMEDLSWARNAYPRIERVFLADGDALILPTEHLLRILHYIREHYPECQRVAVYASPKSVLKKTPEELRTLHEAGLGIAYLGLETGNEALLKKINKGVTVAQQVEAGQKLKAAGITLSVTAINGLSGTVGWEDHAVDTAKALNAMCPDFIALLTLRIYTGTPMAQWVEEGSLSVPSPMELIRESKLLLEHLDCPGAVFRSNHASNYLVLAGTLNRDRERLIRECGEALRGEAPIRTFVELGR; encoded by the coding sequence ATGCATTATTCCGGCAGTGTTTACCGTCCCCCCAGCGAGGCCTACAGCTTGATCGTCCAGGTGACCTTGGGCTGCAGCCACAACAAATGTGCATTTTGCAACATGTATAAAGACAAACCCTTCAGCATCTGCCCCATCGACCAGGTGATGGAGGATCTTTCTTGGGCCAGGAATGCCTATCCCCGCATTGAGCGCGTTTTTCTGGCTGATGGCGACGCCCTGATCCTGCCCACGGAGCATCTGCTGCGCATCCTTCACTATATTCGGGAGCACTACCCGGAGTGCCAGCGGGTGGCGGTATACGCCAGCCCAAAGAGCGTTTTGAAAAAGACGCCTGAGGAGCTGCGCACCCTTCATGAGGCAGGCCTGGGCATTGCCTATCTGGGGCTGGAGACCGGCAATGAGGCCCTTTTGAAAAAGATTAACAAAGGTGTCACTGTGGCCCAGCAGGTAGAGGCCGGGCAAAAGCTGAAGGCGGCCGGCATTACGCTGTCCGTCACTGCCATCAACGGGCTTTCCGGCACGGTGGGCTGGGAAGACCATGCGGTGGATACGGCAAAGGCGCTGAACGCCATGTGCCCGGACTTCATTGCCCTGCTGACCCTGCGCATCTACACCGGAACCCCCATGGCCCAGTGGGTGGAGGAGGGAAGCCTGAGCGTTCCCTCCCCCATGGAGCTGATCCGGGAGTCCAAACTGCTGTTGGAGCACCTGGACTGCCCCGGCGCCGTCTTCCGCTCCAACCATGCCAGCAACTACCTGGTGCTGGCAGGGACGCTGAACCGGGACCGTGAGCGCCTGATCCGGGAGTGCGGCGAGGCGCTGCGCGGTGAGGCCCCCATCCGCACCTTTGTGGAGTTGGGCCGCTGA
- a CDS encoding transglutaminase-like domain-containing protein translates to MSINDNFRYLHIGLPDDVLRRKLHGDFEGAISAIDRHLEAENTPEALKKCLTVQREIIRRLPSDYPYTKAEALSLVREHIPEFTEEEFDALEDAWKIDWIYDHGVPRYFNRFFETLCKTDAAFAKRANVVVAGADGQDGGEGRLDRAARLMRENGRMSARIRCRASVRMKDECFRKGERVRAYLPLPCACDSQSEIQIEQVFPRPTHISPETAPQRVVFWEEVMDENHEFSVEFSYVQTARYVDISQPVSAPEQPKFDTEEIPPHVMFTPYIKELVRTLTDGVEEPLEKARRFYDFITLNVKYSFMRAYFGLENIPEMCARNRIGDCGVQALLFITLCRCAGIPARWQSGWKAEPGFCGAHDWAQFYVAPYGWLYADPSFGGGAVREGNEERRKYYFGHLDPYRMVANTQFEGDFDVPKDHWRADPYDNQLGEMETGDRGLRYDEFERTKEVLEYVEL, encoded by the coding sequence ATGAGCATAAACGACAATTTTCGATACCTGCATATCGGCCTTCCGGACGATGTGCTGCGCCGCAAGCTCCACGGCGATTTTGAGGGCGCCATCAGCGCCATCGACCGCCATCTGGAGGCGGAAAATACACCGGAGGCGCTGAAAAAATGCCTGACAGTGCAGCGGGAGATCATCCGCCGCCTGCCCAGCGACTATCCCTATACCAAGGCGGAGGCGCTGTCACTGGTACGGGAGCACATCCCGGAGTTCACCGAAGAGGAGTTTGACGCCCTGGAGGACGCTTGGAAGATCGACTGGATCTATGACCACGGCGTGCCCCGCTATTTCAACCGCTTTTTTGAGACGCTGTGCAAGACGGACGCCGCCTTTGCCAAGCGCGCCAATGTGGTGGTGGCCGGCGCCGACGGACAGGACGGCGGCGAAGGGCGGCTGGACCGGGCAGCCCGGCTGATGCGGGAAAACGGCCGGATGTCGGCCCGTATCCGCTGCCGGGCCAGCGTGCGGATGAAGGACGAATGCTTCCGGAAGGGAGAGCGGGTCCGGGCATACCTTCCGCTGCCCTGTGCGTGTGATTCCCAGAGTGAAATCCAGATCGAGCAGGTCTTTCCGCGGCCCACCCACATCTCCCCGGAGACGGCACCTCAGCGGGTGGTCTTCTGGGAGGAGGTCATGGACGAAAATCACGAATTTTCCGTGGAGTTCTCCTATGTGCAGACTGCCCGGTATGTGGATATCTCCCAGCCGGTCAGCGCGCCGGAGCAGCCGAAGTTTGACACAGAGGAGATTCCGCCTCACGTCATGTTCACCCCCTACATCAAGGAGCTGGTGCGGACGCTGACCGACGGGGTAGAGGAGCCGCTGGAAAAGGCCAGACGCTTCTACGACTTTATTACGCTGAATGTGAAGTACTCCTTTATGAGGGCCTATTTTGGGCTGGAGAACATCCCGGAGATGTGTGCCCGCAACCGCATCGGTGACTGCGGCGTACAGGCGCTGCTGTTCATCACGCTGTGCCGCTGCGCGGGGATTCCCGCCCGCTGGCAGAGCGGATGGAAGGCGGAGCCGGGCTTCTGCGGCGCTCACGACTGGGCCCAGTTTTACGTGGCGCCTTACGGGTGGCTGTATGCCGACCCTTCTTTCGGAGGCGGCGCCGTCCGGGAGGGCAACGAGGAGCGGAGGAAGTACTATTTCGGCCACCTGGACCCCTACCGCATGGTGGCCAATACCCAGTTCGAGGGGGATTTTGACGTGCCGAAGGACCATTGGCGCGCCGACCCCTACGACAACCAACTGGGTGAAATGGAGACCGGGGACCGGGGGCTGCGCTACGACGAGTTCGAGCGCACCAAAGAGGTTCTGGAGTATGTGGAGCTTTAA
- a CDS encoding DUF819 family protein, translating into MITSGFTYIAVLMFLAGGLLALEKYAKWKVFNVVPPLVWIYVINMILCTVGMFDSEECSAAYGALKNNLLYAMIFVMLLRCDFRKLAKLSGRMISIFLGCSVTIGIGFIIGYPIFKGMLGADTWGATAALYASWVGGSANMAAMQDALPVDPGAYGCALALDTVCYSVWIALLLLAVRYSKKWDGAVKADTSKLQAVADAANAEVAKEKQHAKAADWIFLIGLSLLVSAASQWIGAAMKTGLTNIGLGMFDKGTCTTVFVTVLGLICAMTPLGKLPAVEELSSVYLYAVVSLLASMATLADLVSAPMWIVYGMFILLIHVVLMFLLSKVFHWDLCMVSTASVANIGGSASAPIIAVAYHESYAGIGVLMGVLGAAVGNFLGLGMGAILHMLA; encoded by the coding sequence ATGATTACAAGCGGCTTTACTTACATTGCGGTATTGATGTTCCTGGCCGGCGGCCTGCTTGCCCTGGAGAAATACGCTAAATGGAAGGTATTTAATGTAGTTCCTCCTCTGGTTTGGATTTACGTCATCAACATGATCCTCTGCACTGTTGGCATGTTCGACTCCGAGGAGTGCTCCGCAGCCTATGGAGCGCTGAAGAATAACCTGCTGTACGCCATGATTTTCGTCATGCTGCTGCGCTGCGATTTCCGCAAGCTGGCCAAGTTGTCCGGGCGGATGATCTCCATCTTCCTGGGCTGCTCCGTGACCATCGGCATCGGCTTCATCATCGGCTATCCCATCTTTAAGGGCATGTTGGGCGCCGACACCTGGGGCGCCACCGCTGCCCTGTATGCTTCCTGGGTCGGCGGCAGTGCCAACATGGCCGCCATGCAGGACGCCCTGCCCGTGGACCCCGGCGCCTACGGCTGCGCCCTTGCCCTGGATACGGTCTGCTATTCCGTCTGGATCGCGCTGCTGCTGTTAGCTGTCCGCTACTCCAAGAAGTGGGACGGCGCTGTGAAGGCCGACACCTCCAAGCTCCAGGCCGTGGCTGACGCGGCCAACGCTGAGGTCGCCAAGGAAAAGCAGCACGCCAAGGCTGCCGACTGGATTTTCCTGATCGGCCTGTCCCTGCTGGTCTCCGCCGCCTCCCAGTGGATCGGCGCCGCCATGAAGACCGGCCTGACCAACATTGGCCTGGGCATGTTCGACAAGGGCACCTGCACCACCGTGTTCGTCACCGTTTTGGGCCTGATCTGCGCGATGACCCCGCTGGGCAAGCTGCCCGCAGTGGAAGAGCTGTCCAGTGTCTACCTGTACGCTGTCGTCTCCCTGCTGGCCTCCATGGCAACCCTGGCCGACCTGGTCTCCGCTCCCATGTGGATCGTCTACGGCATGTTCATCCTGTTGATCCATGTGGTGCTGATGTTCCTGCTGTCCAAGGTGTTCCATTGGGATCTGTGCATGGTGTCCACCGCGTCTGTTGCAAACATCGGCGGCAGCGCCTCGGCGCCGATCATTGCGGTTGCATATCATGAGTCCTATGCCGGCATCGGCGTCCTGATGGGCGTGTTAGGCGCGGCTGTGGGCAACTTCCTTGGCCTCGGCATGGGTGCAATCCTACATATGCTGGCATAG
- a CDS encoding S-layer homology domain-containing protein: MKKRTCALFLALCLLCSFIVPASAEETGPVSEEAVYLGVESYGTVTSADKATFDHNFSVNGETKTYKVANDGSTYAIENTLQEGYIYDITVEDGKVTAATMLDKDSANVVMGTVNAVDESSITVGETALTMDGSTKTWKITSQAGGSEVAPDTVAVGDSVKVVKDGDVAKSIYITFVAEDYTAPVSGEPGVKTLKNFLATAMEPVGTALYVYGGTWDWQDVNSSNQAMTIGLSQSWVDFFQSQDANYSYKNNADHAHSYYPHEAWNQYYYAGIDCSGYVGWAVYNVMNTESATVSESDGYVQGATGMAGAFKDKGWGTMDMGKVLLNPDGTEWKDDDGDGRRVFDDSEFKVGDIFSMNGHVWICLGTCDDGSIVFLHSTPSDSKAGKSGGGVQISAIGPNENCEAYQLASFYMKAFYPKWSERYDAVLKSFDGYTRVYYNTAGKFSWDLENVLSDPEGYADMTPAEILEDLFGSAMPTTEEAVYLGVESYGTVTSADKATFDHNFSVNGETKTYKVANDGSTYAIENTLQEGYIYDITVEDGKVTAATMLDRGNDSVVMGTVNAVDGSSITVGETVLTTNGSTKTWKITSQAGGSEVAPDTVAVGDSVKVVKDGGAAKSIYITFVAEDYTAPVRGVPGRKTLKNFLATAMEPVGTALYVYGGTWDWQDDTSSNQAMTIGLPQSWVDFFQSQDANYSYKNSADHAHSYYPHEAWNQYYYAGPDCSGYVGWAVYNLMHTESSVKGESDGYVMSSTKMAKTFDETYHYGTWERSTADGFKVGDIFSMSGHVWICLGVCDDGSIVFLHSTPSDSKAGESGGGVQISALNPSDTGKNCEAYELASYYMTTYYPEWSERYDAILRDYSNYTAIASSASAGKFSWDLENVLSDPEGYADMTPAEILEDIFGGTESTTEEAVYLGVKGYGTVTKTDKATFDHNFSVNGETKTYKVANDGSTYAIENTLQEGYIYDITVEDGKVTAATMLDKDSANVVMGTVNTVDESSITVGETVLTTNGSTKTWKITSQAGGSEVAPDTVAVGDSVKVVKDGDVAKSIYITFVAEDYTAPVRGVPGRKTLKNFLATAMEPVGTALYVYGGTWDWQDVNSSNQAMTIGLSQSWVDFFQAQDANYSFKNSADHAHSYYPHEAWNQYYYAGIDCSGYVGWAVYNVMNTESATVSESDGYVQGATGMAGAFKDKGWGTMDMGKVLLNPDGSEWKDDDGDGRRVFDDSEFKVGDIFSMNGHVWICLGTCDDGSIVFLHSTPSDSKAGESGGGVQISAIGPNENCEAYQLASFYMKAFYPKWSERYDAVLKSFNGYTRVYYNTAGKFSWDLTGAGLTDPEGYASKKPAEILKDLFGGNAVRFESNGGSAVETQSVTGGATAAKPANPTRSNYRFDGWYADSTLKTPYDFTKPVTENITLYAKWTYISSGGGGGGSTAATTYTVTASAGNGGTISPSGKVSVNRGNSKTFTITANEGYRIADVLVNGKSVGAVGSYTIKNITANQTITASFAKQDGSVPFTDVPENAWYLDGVEYAYENGLLKGTTDTTFSPNATLTRGMLVTVLYRMAGSPAVTGQCPFTDVAKGSYCEDAVTWAVANGVVNGFTATTFAPNQNVTREQMAAILYRYADLKGYDVSATADLSAFTDAGSIAAYAVPAVKWANAAGLVQGTTATTINPKGNATRAQVSMILMRFAENVAK; encoded by the coding sequence ATGAAAAAAAGGACCTGCGCGCTGTTCCTCGCACTGTGCCTTCTGTGTTCCTTCATTGTTCCTGCATCCGCTGAAGAAACCGGGCCGGTTTCAGAGGAAGCGGTTTATCTGGGCGTTGAAAGCTACGGCACTGTTACAAGCGCCGATAAGGCAACGTTCGACCACAACTTCAGCGTAAACGGCGAGACCAAGACGTACAAAGTTGCCAACGACGGCAGCACCTATGCCATCGAGAATACCCTCCAGGAGGGCTACATCTACGACATCACCGTGGAAGACGGTAAAGTCACCGCCGCAACGATGCTGGATAAGGACAGCGCCAACGTGGTGATGGGGACGGTGAATGCCGTGGATGAAAGCTCCATCACGGTGGGCGAAACCGCGCTGACCATGGACGGTTCCACCAAGACCTGGAAGATCACCAGCCAGGCCGGCGGCTCTGAGGTTGCGCCCGATACGGTCGCAGTGGGCGATTCCGTGAAGGTCGTCAAGGACGGCGACGTGGCCAAGAGCATCTACATCACCTTCGTGGCGGAAGACTATACCGCTCCCGTCAGCGGTGAGCCTGGCGTGAAGACGCTGAAGAACTTCCTGGCGACGGCCATGGAGCCCGTGGGCACAGCCCTCTATGTCTACGGCGGCACCTGGGATTGGCAGGATGTGAATTCCTCCAACCAGGCCATGACCATCGGCCTGTCCCAGTCCTGGGTGGATTTCTTCCAGTCCCAGGATGCAAACTACAGCTACAAGAACAATGCCGACCACGCCCACAGCTACTATCCCCATGAAGCCTGGAACCAGTACTACTATGCCGGCATCGACTGCTCCGGCTATGTGGGCTGGGCGGTGTACAATGTGATGAACACCGAGAGCGCCACCGTGTCTGAGAGTGACGGCTATGTCCAGGGTGCCACCGGTATGGCCGGAGCCTTTAAAGACAAAGGCTGGGGCACTATGGATATGGGTAAGGTGCTGCTGAACCCCGATGGGACTGAATGGAAAGACGACGATGGAGATGGCCGGCGCGTCTTTGATGACAGCGAGTTTAAGGTAGGCGACATCTTCTCCATGAACGGGCATGTGTGGATCTGCCTGGGCACCTGTGATGACGGATCCATTGTGTTCCTGCACTCCACCCCCTCCGACAGCAAGGCCGGCAAGAGCGGAGGCGGCGTGCAGATTAGCGCCATCGGACCGAATGAGAACTGCGAGGCATACCAACTGGCCAGCTTCTATATGAAGGCATTCTATCCCAAGTGGAGCGAGCGGTATGACGCAGTGCTCAAGAGTTTTGATGGATATACCAGAGTATACTATAACACAGCCGGCAAGTTCAGCTGGGACCTGGAGAATGTGCTCTCCGACCCCGAGGGCTATGCCGATATGACCCCCGCTGAGATTCTGGAAGACCTCTTCGGCAGTGCTATGCCAACCACAGAGGAAGCGGTTTATCTGGGCGTTGAAAGCTACGGCACTGTTACAAGCGCCGATAAGGCAACGTTCGACCACAACTTCAGTGTAAACGGCGAGACGAAGACGTACAAAGTTGCCAACGACGGCAGCACCTATGCCATCGAGAACACCCTCCAGGAGGGCTACATCTACGACATCACCGTGGAAGACGGTAAAGTCACCGCCGCAACGATGCTGGATCGCGGAAATGACTCTGTGGTGATGGGTACGGTGAATGCCGTGGATGGAAGCTCCATCACGGTGGGCGAAACCGTACTGACCACGAACGGTTCCACCAAGACCTGGAAGATCACCAGCCAGGCCGGCGGCTCTGAGGTTGCGCCCGATACGGTCGCAGTGGGCGATTCCGTAAAGGTCGTCAAGGACGGCGGCGCGGCCAAGAGCATCTACATCACCTTTGTGGCGGAAGACTACACGGCTCCTGTCAGAGGCGTCCCCGGACGGAAGACGCTGAAAAACTTCCTGGCCACGGCTATGGAGCCTGTGGGCACGGCCCTCTATGTCTACGGCGGCACCTGGGATTGGCAGGACGACACGTCTTCCAACCAGGCCATGACCATCGGCCTGCCCCAGTCCTGGGTGGACTTCTTCCAGTCCCAGGATGCAAACTACAGCTACAAGAACAGTGCCGACCACGCCCACAGCTACTATCCCCATGAAGCTTGGAACCAGTACTACTATGCCGGTCCCGACTGCTCCGGCTATGTGGGCTGGGCGGTATACAACCTGATGCATACCGAGAGCAGCGTCAAGGGCGAGAGCGACGGTTATGTGATGAGTTCCACCAAGATGGCGAAAACCTTTGATGAAACCTATCACTATGGCACTTGGGAAAGAAGCACGGCCGATGGATTCAAGGTGGGCGACATCTTCTCCATGAGCGGGCATGTGTGGATCTGCCTGGGCGTTTGTGACGACGGCTCCATCGTATTCCTGCACTCCACCCCTTCCGACAGCAAGGCCGGCGAGAGCGGCGGCGGTGTGCAGATCAGCGCCCTGAACCCCAGCGACACGGGAAAGAACTGCGAGGCCTATGAGCTGGCCAGTTACTACATGACCACCTATTATCCTGAGTGGAGTGAGCGCTATGACGCGATTTTGCGCGATTACAGCAACTACACGGCCATTGCCTCCAGTGCCAGCGCCGGCAAGTTCAGCTGGGACCTGGAGAATGTGCTCTCCGACCCCGAGGGCTATGCCGATATGACCCCCGCTGAGATTCTGGAAGATATCTTCGGCGGTACTGAGTCAACCACAGAGGAAGCGGTTTATCTGGGCGTTAAAGGCTACGGTACTGTTACAAAAACCGATAAGGCAACGTTCGACCACAACTTCAGCGTAAACGGCGAGACCAAGACGTACAAAGTTGCCAACGACGGCAGCACCTATGCCATCGAGAATACCCTCCAGGAGGGCTACATCTACGACATCACCGTGGAAGACGGCAAAGTCACCGCCGCAACGATGCTGGATAAGGACAGCGCCAACGTGGTGATGGGTACGGTGAATACCGTGGATGAAAGCTCCATCACGGTGGGCGAAACCGTACTGACCACGAACGGTTCCACCAAGACCTGGAAGATCACCAGCCAGGCCGGCGGCTCTGAGGTTGCGCCCGATACGGTCGCAGTGGGCGATTCCGTGAAGGTCGTCAAGGACGGCGACGTGGCCAAGAGCATCTACATCACCTTTGTGGCGGAAGACTACACGGCTCCTGTCAGAGGCGTCCCCGGACGGAAGACGCTGAAAAACTTCCTGGCCACGGCTATGGAGCCTGTGGGCACGGCCCTCTATGTCTACGGCGGCACCTGGGATTGGCAGGATGTGAATTCCTCCAACCAGGCCATGACCATCGGTCTGTCCCAGTCCTGGGTGGATTTCTTCCAGGCCCAGGATGCAAACTACAGCTTCAAGAATAGTGCCGATCACGCCCACAGCTACTATCCCCATGAAGCCTGGAACCAGTACTACTATGCCGGCATCGACTGCTCCGGCTATGTGGGCTGGGCGGTGTACAATGTGATGAACACCGAGAGCGCCACCGTGTCTGAGAGCGACGGCTATGTCCAGGGTGCCACCGGTATGGCCGGAGCCTTTAAAGACAAAGGCTGGGGCACTATGGATATGGGTAAGGTGCTGCTGAACCCCGATGGGAGTGAATGGAAAGACGACGATGGAGATGGCCGGCGCGTCTTTGATGACAGCGAGTTTAAGGTAGGCGACATCTTCTCCATGAACGGGCATGTGTGGATCTGCCTGGGCACCTGTGATGACGGCTCCATCGTGTTCCTGCACTCCACCCCCTCCGACAGCAAGGCCGGCGAGAGCGGAGGCGGCGTGCAGATTAGCGCCATCGGACCGAATGAGAACTGCGAGGCATACCAACTGGCCAGCTTCTATATGAAGGCATTCTATCCCAAGTGGAGCGAGCGGTATGACGCAGTGCTCAAGAGTTTTAATGGATATACCAGAGTATACTATAACACAGCCGGCAAGTTCAGCTGGGATCTGACCGGTGCAGGACTGACCGATCCCGAGGGATACGCATCCAAGAAGCCCGCTGAGATTCTCAAAGACCTCTTCGGCGGCAATGCGGTCCGGTTTGAGAGCAACGGCGGCAGCGCGGTGGAGACTCAGAGCGTTACCGGCGGCGCCACTGCCGCCAAGCCCGCCAATCCCACCCGTTCCAATTACCGCTTTGACGGCTGGTATGCGGACTCCACGCTGAAGACTCCCTATGATTTCACCAAGCCTGTGACTGAAAATATCACGCTTTATGCCAAATGGACGTACATTTCCTCCGGAGGCGGTGGCGGTGGATCTACTGCTGCCACCACTTACACCGTCACCGCTTCCGCTGGTAATGGAGGCACCATCAGCCCCAGCGGCAAGGTCAGTGTAAACCGCGGCAATTCCAAGACCTTCACCATCACCGCCAACGAGGGCTATCGCATCGCGGATGTGCTGGTGAACGGCAAGAGTGTGGGCGCTGTGGGCTCCTACACCATCAAGAACATCACCGCCAACCAGACCATTACTGCCTCCTTTGCCAAACAGGACGGCTCCGTGCCCTTCACCGATGTGCCGGAGAACGCCTGGTATCTGGATGGTGTGGAGTATGCCTATGAAAACGGCCTGCTCAAGGGCACCACGGACACCACCTTCAGTCCCAATGCCACGCTGACCCGCGGCATGCTGGTGACGGTCCTCTACCGTATGGCGGGCTCTCCCGCCGTGACGGGTCAGTGCCCCTTCACCGATGTGGCCAAGGGCAGCTACTGCGAGGATGCCGTGACCTGGGCGGTTGCAAACGGTGTAGTCAATGGCTTTACCGCCACCACCTTTGCGCCCAATCAGAACGTGACCCGCGAGCAGATGGCGGCCATTTTGTACCGCTACGCCGATCTGAAGGGCTACGACGTCAGCGCAACTGCTGACCTGTCCGCCTTTACCGATGCCGGTTCCATTGCCGCTTACGCGGTGCCGGCAGTGAAGTGGGCCAACGCCGCGGGACTGGTGCAGGGCACCACCGCGACCACCATCAATCCCAAGGGCAACGCCACCCGTGCGCAGGTCTCTATGATCCTGATGCGCTTTGCGGAAAACGTGGCAAAGTAA